In a single window of the Acidobacteriota bacterium genome:
- a CDS encoding DUF92 domain-containing protein has translation MRSRGEDLRQLEHVLPLAFAFLLPYVDYRLILCLSLLSFFYAAFISPRWIRVTTRDSEGEAGFSPGKLYYAFGIMMLLILFRERLHVAAAVWAVLAVGDAVSNLAGRRWPWVRLPYNREKSLGGSIGFFLAAAVASWVLLVWNLPQADGSSNLKLAACCIFGSLVCALAESLPNLVDDNLVIVVVGAGIFPLLLDVPGLIPELSAPWSHAVGINFLLAGLAVMVGWISWRGAAAGVVLGIGVYLSAGPAGYVVLCLFFFLGGFSTWLGTGRKEALGVAEENLGRRGVANVLSKGLVAGILALLFFWTDSTVARVAYTGALAAAAMDTVATEIGQWLGRAPRDLRSFKPVAVGTPGAVSLAGTLAGLVAALAVSSVPAVWNWIPASALPALGAGAIAGNGVESWLAGAGRDAPGRHQVLNLYNTLAGACASGGIWIVLSSPATP, from the coding sequence GTGAGGAGCAGAGGCGAGGACCTGAGGCAACTGGAACATGTACTGCCCCTGGCTTTCGCCTTTCTCCTTCCCTACGTGGACTACAGGCTGATCCTCTGCCTGAGCCTCCTTTCGTTCTTCTATGCCGCGTTCATATCTCCCCGTTGGATCCGGGTGACGACCCGCGATTCGGAAGGGGAGGCGGGATTTTCCCCCGGCAAGCTCTACTACGCCTTCGGGATCATGATGCTGCTCATCCTGTTTCGCGAGCGCCTTCATGTCGCTGCGGCGGTCTGGGCGGTTCTGGCGGTGGGAGACGCCGTTTCCAACCTGGCGGGGCGGCGGTGGCCCTGGGTCCGACTCCCCTACAATCGGGAGAAGAGCCTGGGCGGTTCCATCGGCTTCTTTCTGGCGGCGGCGGTGGCATCCTGGGTCCTCCTGGTCTGGAACCTGCCGCAAGCAGATGGCAGTTCCAATCTCAAGCTGGCCGCCTGTTGCATTTTCGGATCGCTGGTCTGCGCTTTGGCCGAGTCGTTGCCGAATCTGGTGGACGACAATCTGGTCATCGTGGTGGTCGGCGCCGGGATCTTCCCCTTGCTCCTGGACGTCCCCGGCCTGATTCCCGAGTTGTCCGCGCCCTGGTCCCACGCGGTCGGAATCAACTTCCTCCTGGCCGGCCTCGCCGTGATGGTGGGTTGGATCTCGTGGCGCGGCGCCGCCGCCGGCGTGGTCCTGGGGATCGGCGTCTATCTCTCGGCGGGTCCCGCAGGCTACGTCGTCCTCTGCCTCTTTTTCTTCCTGGGCGGGTTCAGCACATGGTTGGGGACGGGACGCAAGGAGGCCCTGGGGGTGGCCGAAGAGAATCTGGGGCGGAGAGGCGTCGCCAACGTCTTGTCCAAGGGTCTGGTGGCCGGCATCCTGGCGCTTTTGTTTTTCTGGACCGACAGCACCGTGGCGCGGGTGGCCTACACCGGCGCCCTGGCCGCCGCCGCCATGGACACGGTCGCTACCGAGATCGGACAGTGGTTGGGACGGGCTCCCCGGGATCTGCGGTCCTTCAAACCGGTTGCCGTGGGGACTCCCGGCGCCGTTTCACTCGCGGGCACGCTGGCCGGGCTGGTTGCGGCCCTGGCGGTCTCGTCGGTGCCGGCCGTATGGAACTGGATCCCTGCGTCGGCGCTGCCGGCGTTGGGGGCCGGGGCCATTGCGGGGAATGGAGTCGAGTCCTGGCTGGCCGGCGCCGGGAGGGACGCCCCGGGCCGGCACCAGGTGCTCAACTTGTACAATACGCTGGCGGGAGCCTGCGCCAGCGGCGGAATCTGGATCGTGTTGAGTTCCCCTGCAACCCCTTGA